The genomic interval AACTTCTTCATGTAATCCTTGCCGTTGCTGGCGACGAGCGAGGGCGAGAGGACAACCGCGTTGGGGTCGATCTGCTTGATCGTTTGGTACGCCACCTGTGCCATCTGCACCATTTGGCCTACGCTGCCCGTCCAGTAGCCATCGAGATCAACTTCGTTCCAGATCTCGTAAGCATCGATCTTGCCCTTGTAACGCGTCGCGAAGGTGGTGATGAAGTCCTGCCAATCCTGGATGTTGCTTGGTGGAGCGGTCGCGCCCGGAAGTCCTTGAGTTCCAACTCGGGAAGGATCGGTCGAAGTCCACTGCGGCGTATTTCCCGCGCAGTAGATCATTTTGATGTTGTGCTCCTGTGCCAGCGCTACGTACTGATCCATCAGGCTGAAGTCATATTGTCCACGCGCGGTTTCGATCTGCGGCCAGCTCACCCCGGCATCCCACACGCGCCAATAGCCGAACGTGATCGACGGCCAGTGATGAATAGCGTCATGCATGTGCATGCCGAATCGTTGAGTCACTTTTGCATCAGCACCCGCGGTAAGTGTGGACGGAATACTTCCCGGAACTCCGCGCCCGCACGAGAGTGATGCCAGCGCCAGGGCTCCAGCGCATACGAGAGTCGTCAGGGCGTGTTTCGATTTGAGTGACTGCACGATGAGACCCCGAGAGGAGCTATGCAGTCTGATGTGAGCTAAGAACCTCTTGTTTTCTCGCAGGAATGCGTAATCGTTTGAAGCTGGTCGGCTTGTCTGGAAAGTGAGTACCCTTCGCGGTAGCGAATGGGTGAATGACGACGCGGTTCATGACCCGTCCGCTACCTACACCCCACGAGCCAACGTCGAGCTCGCGGCGACCCCGGACCGGGGGAGGTTATTGACACGCACACAGAAATTCCAGAGTACGCATGGCATTCCTCCATGTCCCAGTTGCATCTCAGCCCATATCCACAAGAAACAAGGCAAAGAGAGTTGATGATGCCGGAGACTTCTATCGCGCAGACCCTGCCACAGCCGCGTCGACGACTGAATTCCAAGCAGGTCATCACATTAGTGGTCATTGGATTGATTGGGCTGCTCATCTTCTTTCAGTGGCGCTCCTGGCAAACATTCGATTGGGGAACATTTACAGCCGAGACCAGCGGTCTGGCATGGGCTCCGCTGATTATCGCGGTGATCCTCTCTCTGCTTACGTTTCCATTGCGTGCCTGGCGCTGGCAAATCTTTTTGCGTCCCATGCGCGAAGCGGAATTCCGCGACGTGTTCTCGCCGACTCTCATCGGCTTCACCGGCCTTGCACTCCTCGGACGTCCGGGAGAACTGGTGCGTCCGTACATGATCGCGCGTCGCACCAATCTGAGCATGACGTCGCAAATGGGAGTATGGATGGTAGAGCGCATCTTCGATATGGGTGCGTTCATCGCCATGGCGGTAGTGGCGTTCCTCTTCGCCAGCGGCCTTCCCGATTTGAGACAATTCCGCGTTGCGGCGTGGATCGCTGTGGGAGTCACTGTAGGCATGGCTGTGCTCGCCTTTGCCGTTTGCCGCGCGCGCCAGAGGATATTTCGCTGGCTGGAGAAAGCGGTCGCTCTACGTTTTCCAGCGAGCCGGCGTGTGTTGCGCCGAGCCGAAGTTTTTGCCGAGGGCCTGAATACGGTTAAGGACACGGGCTCGTTCCTGCAGCTGTCGCTGACTTCTATCGCAATCTGGGTGATTACGGCATGGTCGTATGTGGCGACGCTGCGCGCTTATCCATCGATGCATCATGCGTCCTACGCCGTGGCCATGCTGCTGATGGGATTCAGCATGATCGGCGGCTTGGTGCAATTGCCCGCTGTAGGGGGAGGCGCGCAGCTGGCGACCATCGTGGCGATGGTCGATCTGCTGGGATTTCCTCGAGAACTCGCAGTGAGCGCCGGCATCTTGCTGTGGCTGGTGTCGTTCCACGCTGTGACTCCGATCGGCCTTGTGCTGGCGCGCCGCGCACACGTCTCCCTCAGCGGTTCCTCGATGCCACAGGCAAATGCCGACGCAAAGAGGGAAGAGCGGGGTTCGCAAGAGGCGCCACCCCGTGACCTCTATCCGTTGCCTTCGTGATCTTCGTGTTCGCTCTTCGCTTTTAGCTTTTCAACACTCCCGGTTCGCCATTCAGTTAATCCAGCTTGGGAGCTTGAGTCTCCCCCGTCTACTCTAATTGAAAATGAATTTCAATTTCATTTTCAATTGAGGAAGAATGCAATCGGAAGGATCTCGTTCCCGTTCGTGTCCTTTAGCAGTGGTTCTTATAGCGATGGGTCTTTTCGCCATCACAGCAGCAGCGCAGGAAACCTATTTCGTCACTTACTCCCATGAGATGGAAGAACCAGGAAATCTGGAGGTCGGCGTGAAGTCCGTCGTCGGATCGCCATCGGGAGGCAATGCATTTATCGGCAACGCTCTCGAATTTGAATACGGAGCGAAAGCCTGGTGGACTTCTGAACTGTACCTCGACGGACAAAGCACAGCTCACGAGAGCACGGTCTTTACCGGCTTCCGTTGGGAGAATCGTTTTCGTCCGCTGCTCGGCGAACACTGGATTAATCCCGTGCTGTATCTCGAGTTCGAGAACGTCAATTCGGCCGACAAATCGTTGCTCGAAGTTGTCGGCCACGACGGTCGCGCGGACTTCCTTGAACGGAATGACCGAAGTGAGAGAGAGCGAGAGGCGGAGTTGAAACTGATCCTCTCAAGCAACGTGCGGGGATGGAACTTCTCGGAGAACATCATTGCGGAGAAAAATCTTGCCAATGAGCCATGGGAGTTCGGGTATGCGCTGGGAGCGAGCCGGCCGTTAGCTCTGAAAGCGGGAGCCAGGCGGTGCATCTTCTGTCGCGAGAACTTCTCGGCCGGCGCCGAGCTGTATGGCGGATTGGGAGAGCGCTACAGCTTCGGACTTCGCGACACCTCGCATTATCTCGCTCCAATTGCAGAGTGGCGCATGCCGAGCGGGACGACGTTCAAGGTCTCTCCTGGTTTTGGACTCAACGACAACAGCCATGGATTTCTGTTCCGCTTTGGGATTTCCTATGAGCTGAACCAGATTGCCTCGACTTTGAGGGGGCACTGACGATGCGCACAAAGATTATCGCGCTCTCATTGGTGCTGTTGCTTGGAGCAACCGCTATTGTGGCCAAAGTCGGAGACGGCTCGTGGCTGATGAAGGTTCCGGAGGCGGCGCGCATGCGTCCAAATCCCATGGCCGCCGATCCGGAGTCCACGGCCGCAGGAGAGAAGCTATTCCAGCAAAACTGCGCGGCTTGTCATGGACGGGAGGCGGAGGGGCGGGACAAGCATCCCAATCTGCATTCTGAACGATTGAAAACGGCTACGCCGGGCGAGCTGGAATGGCTACTGAAGAATGGCAGTCTCAAAAACGGAATGCCTTCCTGGAGTCGTTTGCCCGAGGAGCAGCGCTGGCAATTGGTCACCTTCTTAAAGTCGCTGGAATGAGTACGCAGCTTTGCCTGAGTACGACAGGTGTGATAGGGTTAGCGCAATTCGAACCGCTTCCTATCACCGTTTTCCGGTATTCCCGCTGCAAGATAGCTGTTGCTAATGTCAGCGCAAAGTGGCGCGGAATGTCGCACGCAAAGCGGTTATGGTTGAGTGATCACAAGGGCCAATGAAGGATCTTTCCAACTCTGCAGCTGTGGGCCGCGCGCCGGAAGAGGTTCCGGAGCAGGTGCAAGATGATTTCATCAGCAGGAAGCTCATTCGTCCTGCACTCTCTGTACCTCAGCGTCGCGATCCCAATGGCGATCGACCTCTAACCAGCGCCGAGCAGCGCGTGCCTAAGCGTGGCAATACCCAGGAGCAGACGCACGCCGAAGCCTTCTACTTCCAAAAGCAGATGCAGGTCCGCACTCCGATGGTGGTCGTGCTGAAAGATGGCGAAGAGATCCACGGCTGGATCGATTGGTACGACCGCAATTGCATCAAGCTGAATCGCAGCGGCCAACCAAATCTGCTCGTTTATAAGCAGAGCATTCGGTACATGTTCAAAGCCGGCGAGAACGGGAAGAAATGATTCTGGACGCCTCTGTCATTCCGAACCGCGTGTTTTGCGGTGAGGAATCCCTATAGTCACAACTATTGTGTGAGCGCACCATCGTTTGATTCTGAGATCATTGGACGTCCTTAAAGTGCGCGCTCTCTGCGCCTGGAATATTGTAGGGATTCCTCATCGCCAAAAACAGGCGGTTCGGAATGACGGCGCTGGAGACTAGGAATTCTGCGCCGCACGAGTCAAACGATCTCGTACAGCCAAGCCCATACCGTCATCCGATGGTAGCGGGCACAATATGATGCTCACCCCCGGCTTGTCGAGGTAACGAAGTCCCGCGAACAAATTTCTTCCGAGCTG from Terriglobales bacterium carries:
- a CDS encoding endo-1,4-beta-xylanase, which encodes MQSLKSKHALTTLVCAGALALASLSCGRGVPGSIPSTLTAGADAKVTQRFGMHMHDAIHHWPSITFGYWRVWDAGVSWPQIETARGQYDFSLMDQYVALAQEHNIKMIYCAGNTPQWTSTDPSRVGTQGLPGATAPPSNIQDWQDFITTFATRYKGKIDAYEIWNEVDLDGYWTGSVGQMVQMAQVAYQTIKQIDPNAVVLSPSLVASNGKDYMKK
- a CDS encoding RNA chaperone Hfq: MKDLSNSAAVGRAPEEVPEQVQDDFISRKLIRPALSVPQRRDPNGDRPLTSAEQRVPKRGNTQEQTHAEAFYFQKQMQVRTPMVVVLKDGEEIHGWIDWYDRNCIKLNRSGQPNLLVYKQSIRYMFKAGENGKK
- a CDS encoding lysylphosphatidylglycerol synthase transmembrane domain-containing protein — its product is MMPETSIAQTLPQPRRRLNSKQVITLVVIGLIGLLIFFQWRSWQTFDWGTFTAETSGLAWAPLIIAVILSLLTFPLRAWRWQIFLRPMREAEFRDVFSPTLIGFTGLALLGRPGELVRPYMIARRTNLSMTSQMGVWMVERIFDMGAFIAMAVVAFLFASGLPDLRQFRVAAWIAVGVTVGMAVLAFAVCRARQRIFRWLEKAVALRFPASRRVLRRAEVFAEGLNTVKDTGSFLQLSLTSIAIWVITAWSYVATLRAYPSMHHASYAVAMLLMGFSMIGGLVQLPAVGGGAQLATIVAMVDLLGFPRELAVSAGILLWLVSFHAVTPIGLVLARRAHVSLSGSSMPQANADAKREERGSQEAPPRDLYPLPS
- a CDS encoding c-type cytochrome; its protein translation is MRTKIIALSLVLLLGATAIVAKVGDGSWLMKVPEAARMRPNPMAADPESTAAGEKLFQQNCAACHGREAEGRDKHPNLHSERLKTATPGELEWLLKNGSLKNGMPSWSRLPEEQRWQLVTFLKSLE